Genomic DNA from Providencia sp. PROV188:
ACGATGGCGAGATGTTTAGGCTTATTTCTATAGTGAGAATGCAGTCACTTCATTTTTACAAAAAATTCACAATTTGGGCTGTGAGCAGAGAGAGGGAAGCAAAATGAATTTATCCTCAAAATTAACATCACACATTGAAAAAGGTAAGGTTGGCTTTCCAACAACGCTCGCTAGTTCGGTTGGCGTGATTATGGCAAGCCCTGTGATCCTCACTGTAACCAGTGGTTTTGGGATCGGCGGTGATACTTTTGCCTTAGCTGTTTTACTGAGCTTTATCATGATGCAGGCTCAATTAACCACATTCTCCGAAGCGGCGGCAATTTTACCGACCTCCGGTTCTGTTTACGACTATATCTCTTGCGGTATGGGGCGCTTTTGGGCGATTACAGGGGCACTGTCTGCCTATCTGATAGTTCACGTTTTTGCAGGTACAGCAGAGACCATTTTGTCCGGTATTATGGCGTTAGTGAACTTTGAAAGCTTGAATACAGTGCTGGAAACCAATAACTCCTCTTGGATGGTGGGGGTTGGTTTAGTTGTGGCATTCGGCTTATTGAATGCATTTGGTATCGAAGCTTTCGGCAAAGTGGAAGTGGTGCTCACTTTTGCAATGTGGAGCACGTTGGTGATTTTCAGTATTTGTGGGCTGCTAATGCCATTCCATGTTTCCGCAGAAGGCTGGTTTGGTCAAGGACTGAATATTTCTGACCCGACCCTTGTTCTTAGCTTTGTGGGAATGGCGATGTTTATGTTTGTCGGCTGTGAATTAGTGACACCGATGGCGCCGGAAATTAAAAATTCAGCCAAAGTGATCCCGCGTGCGATGGCGATTGGTTTATGTGGCGTGGCATTCTGTATGTTCCTGTTTGGTGCGGCACTGACAAACCAAGTCGAAAACGTGATTGTTGACCCTCAAAATGGTGTGAGCCTATTAGAAACACCGATGGCTATTCCTGCGTTTGCTGGGCAAATTATGGGTGACTTCGGTAAATACTGGATTGGAATCGCCTTATTGCTGGCGGGTGGGGCAACTATCAATACATTGATGGCGGCAGTTCCACGCATTCTTTACGGCATGGCATTAGATGGTGCATTACCAAAAGTGTTCGCTTATTTACACCCTCGCTTTAAAACGCCAGTGTTTGGTATTTTAGTGGCGGTGATGATCCCATGTTTACACGCATTTGCTATCCAAGGGGATTTAGATCGCATTATCCCGTTGGTGCTGGCGGCTGTGTGTTCGTGGGGAACGGCGTACTTATTAGTGACGATTTCTGTGGTGCTATTGCGTATTCGTCGCCCTGATTTACATCGTGCTTATCGCTCACCATTCTTCCCTATCCCTCAAATTATTTCGAGTGTGGGGATTATTCTAGCGATTGTTTACATCACGCCGCCGGGCATGAATAAAGCGGACGTGTATATTCCATTTGCCATTATGTTGGGATTAACCGCGAGTTATGCATTAGGTTGGACCGTGTTAGTGCAGAAAGTGAATCCATTTAAGCCCGTTCCGGTTGAACAAGTATTGTCCAACTCATTTGACGATGACAATGCAGAGGAGGTGGAACTTGAGCCTTTACGTAACCTTGCCTAAGTCACCATGGTGGAAAAGGTTAACTCAAAAACGCCTCCCGACAGGGTATCAAGCGGGGTTAACTTTAAATCGGATTGAGAAAGATATCGCTCCTTATGTTTGTGAGTGGGGGGCGCCTGGAGTGTTGCTCATCCAATTGCCTCAAGGTATTAAAGTGGAAGTGACTGAGCGTGTGAAAACCTTGTTTATGGCATTTATTGTGCATAGTCGCTTTGCAGTTTCGGGAAAATGTGACAGTGCGCTGGTGGCACAGATTGATGTGAAAACAGCAGGGTCAGCGCGGAAAAAACACGTTCAGTTCACGACCCAACAAACGGAAGGGAAATTTTTGGTCGAAAGCTTAGAGCAGTACCCCGTGATCCGCCAAACTTTCGAAGAGCTAGATTTCACTCACTGTCATATTGCTGTCAAAAATGGCGTTTGGCGTTGCGAAATTGAGCCTTACACCGCTTCTGAAATGGTTAGTCGGCTCCCTGCTGCTCGGCGTTATTTACGTTTGACTGATCAGCAGCGACATCGCTTATTAAGCGCACTACAGCTGATTTCTCAACTCATGAGCCAACAAACACCTCATCAATAATTTTTTCTCATCGATAACGCCCTGATCGGGCGTTTCGCTTTTATGATTGTTATGTTTATGGCTGCTATGTTTATGACAATCATCTTTATATCGACATAAAACCGTCATTCAACTGTCATCTGGCTGCTCTAGCATGCTGGTCAATTATTCGAAGTATATTCACTCTTCTTTTTATTGATTGGCAAGGATAAAAGTTATGACAGGTAATTTTATGAAATCTATGTTAGCCGTCGCTGTAAGTACGTTAATTTTAGGAACTGCAATCCCCGCTTATGCCGCGGATAAAAATGATGCAGTTTCAGAAAGTCGCGCTGCAAAAGGGGATATCACTAAGTTTGGTGGTGCTCGCCGTTTATCGACTGAACAGACGGATATCATGAAAGCGGCACTGCATAATGGTCAAGCAAAGAACGTCATTTTATTTATCGGCGATGGTATGGGGGATTCTGAAATTACCGTCGCACGTAACTATGCTGAAGGGGCTGGCGGTTTCTTTAAAGGAATCGATGCATTGCCAATCACTGGACAATACACCCATTACGCATTAGATAAGAAAACACAAAAACCAGACTATGTAACTGATTCTGCGGCATCTGCAACAGCATGGTCATCCGGTGTGAAAACCTATAACGGCGCTTTAGGGATTGATGTATTCGGTAAAGACCATGACACATTGATTGAAATTGCGAAACGTAATGGTAAAGCAACGGGTAACGTGACGACATCTGAAATCCAAGATGCAACGCCAGCGGCTCAGTTTTCTCATGTGACGGGGCGTAAATGTTACGGTCCTGAAGAGACCAGTGAAAAGTGTGCAACCAATGCGCTGGAAAATGGCGGTCGTGGTTCTATCTCTGAACAGTTAATGATCACCCGTGCCGATGTCACATTAGGTGGTGGTGCGAAAAGCTTTAAGCAGGAAGCTAAAGCGGGTGATTACAAAGGGAAAACCTTGGAAAAACAAGCGGAAGAGCGTGGATTCACTATCGTCCGTGATGCTAAGTCACTCGATGCAATCAAAGAAGCTAACCAAGATAAACCTGTGTTAGGTCTGTTCCATGATGGCAACATGACCGTGGCGTGGGAAGGCCCAAAAGCTACTTATCACGGTAACTTAAATAACGCAGCATTAGAGTGTAAACCGAATTCTAAGTTAGACCCGAATGCACCGACATTAGCGCAAATGACTGAAAAAGCGATTGATTTATTGAAAGTAAATCCGAATGGCTTCTTCTTACAAGTTGAAAGCGCTTCTATCGATAAGCAGGATCATAAAGCGAATCCATGTGGTCAAATCGGTGAGACTGTCTCGCTGGATCAAGCGGTACAAGTGGGATTAGATTTCGCTAAGAAGCACGGTGATACACTGGTTATCGTGACCGCTGACCACTCGCATTCTAGTCAAATTATTCCAAACGGAACTAAATCATCAGGCTTAACTCAAGCGCTGATTACTAAAGATGGTACCGTGATGACCGTAAACTACGGTAACTCTGAAGAAGAAGATTCACAGGAGCATACAGGTGCTCAGCTACGTGTTGCGGCCTATGGTCCACACGCCGCGAACGTGATGGGTCTGACTGACCAAACCGATTTGTTCTTTACCATGCGCGATGCGATGGGATTGAAGCAATAAACCAACCCCTGTAGTTAAAAGTTCTCTGCGGCAGGATGCTACAGAGAACTTTTTTGTTTATAAAGTCCAATAAATCCTCATTAAGTTTCCTTCTTCATGCCCTGATTTCTTTTTGATTGTGTAGCCTGTATGCTCTCTATGTATCCGATTTATATAGCCTTTATACAAGCATTAAGAGACCAATAAAAATGAGAATAACACGCGAGCTCACGCGGGATGAGATCCCAAATGTGTGGTCGATTGATAGAACTGAATTGATTGAACACCTTTATCTTCACCAACAAGGAGAGTTAGTTCTTTCTGCTCAACGCTTTGATATGAAAGGTTGGCCGGAAGGTGAAACCGATGCATACACCCCGCATTTGCTGGAAAGTTATGATAATGGCGCTGTTTTCTTTGGTATTTTTGATGAGGAAAAACTGATCGCCGCAGCGAGTTTAGATAATGTATGGCGAGGGGAAAATCAGGATCTGTTACAGCTCTCTTTTCTTCATGTTAGTTACCAATATCGTGGTGAAGGGCTGGGCGGCCAGCTTTTCAAACTATGTCAGCAGAGGGCGTTGGAGAAAGGCGCTGGTGGATTGTATGTTTCTGCAACCCCCTCCGAAAATACGGTGCATTTTTATCAATATATGGGCTGTGAACTACTCGAAAAGCCCGATCCTGTGCTGTTTGCGCTAGAGCCTGAAGATATTCACTTTATTTGTATTTTTGAGTGATGTTTTTACCGTGGGGGAAATATTTTCCCCACAAAAATTTGATTGATTTTTATAGAAACGCAGATATGATTGATAATCATTATCATCTTTAGCGAAATTATAGACTAATTATGAGTTAGCTAAAGACTCGTTAGCTATAAATGGGAGGCGTTATGGGAACTAGCGTATCAAAAGCAACAGGGTTGCGGCGTATTGGCGCTGGTTTGTGGGGCGTCTTCGCGGTGGTGTTACTGAGTATTATGTATTTGCTGAGCAATATGGGGTTTGATCCACTGAAAGTGGCAATGATCACCTTGATGATTGCGACGGCAGGCATGCTGTTTAATCGTGGCTCACGGCGTTTACTCATTATTCCAGCAGTAATGTCTTTAGGCTGCTTCTTGCTGATTTTTATTATGCGAAGCTAAGATTGTTTAAACGATATTTAGGTTAGGAATGTTGGTGGGCGAATGGCTATCGAGGATTGAACCTTTGAAGATTGAATTCTTGAAGATTAAGGTTACGAATCATTAACAGTGGTGCGAAAGGGGGGACTTGAACCCCCACGTCCATAGGACACTAACACCTGAAGCTAGCGCGTCTACCAATTCCGCCACCCTCGCAAATACTGTCAAAATTCTTTCTATTGATACTTGTGTATATCATGCTCAATACATAGATA
This window encodes:
- a CDS encoding DUF3156 family protein; translated protein: MSLYVTLPKSPWWKRLTQKRLPTGYQAGLTLNRIEKDIAPYVCEWGAPGVLLIQLPQGIKVEVTERVKTLFMAFIVHSRFAVSGKCDSALVAQIDVKTAGSARKKHVQFTTQQTEGKFLVESLEQYPVIRQTFEELDFTHCHIAVKNGVWRCEIEPYTASEMVSRLPAARRYLRLTDQQRHRLLSALQLISQLMSQQTPHQ
- the phoA gene encoding alkaline phosphatase translates to MTGNFMKSMLAVAVSTLILGTAIPAYAADKNDAVSESRAAKGDITKFGGARRLSTEQTDIMKAALHNGQAKNVILFIGDGMGDSEITVARNYAEGAGGFFKGIDALPITGQYTHYALDKKTQKPDYVTDSAASATAWSSGVKTYNGALGIDVFGKDHDTLIEIAKRNGKATGNVTTSEIQDATPAAQFSHVTGRKCYGPEETSEKCATNALENGGRGSISEQLMITRADVTLGGGAKSFKQEAKAGDYKGKTLEKQAEERGFTIVRDAKSLDAIKEANQDKPVLGLFHDGNMTVAWEGPKATYHGNLNNAALECKPNSKLDPNAPTLAQMTEKAIDLLKVNPNGFFLQVESASIDKQDHKANPCGQIGETVSLDQAVQVGLDFAKKHGDTLVIVTADHSHSSQIIPNGTKSSGLTQALITKDGTVMTVNYGNSEEEDSQEHTGAQLRVAAYGPHAANVMGLTDQTDLFFTMRDAMGLKQ
- a CDS encoding GNAT family N-acetyltransferase, with amino-acid sequence MRITRELTRDEIPNVWSIDRTELIEHLYLHQQGELVLSAQRFDMKGWPEGETDAYTPHLLESYDNGAVFFGIFDEEKLIAAASLDNVWRGENQDLLQLSFLHVSYQYRGEGLGGQLFKLCQQRALEKGAGGLYVSATPSENTVHFYQYMGCELLEKPDPVLFALEPEDIHFICIFE
- a CDS encoding DUF1435 family protein, which translates into the protein MGTSVSKATGLRRIGAGLWGVFAVVLLSIMYLLSNMGFDPLKVAMITLMIATAGMLFNRGSRRLLIIPAVMSLGCFLLIFIMRS
- a CDS encoding APC family permease, whose protein sequence is MNLSSKLTSHIEKGKVGFPTTLASSVGVIMASPVILTVTSGFGIGGDTFALAVLLSFIMMQAQLTTFSEAAAILPTSGSVYDYISCGMGRFWAITGALSAYLIVHVFAGTAETILSGIMALVNFESLNTVLETNNSSWMVGVGLVVAFGLLNAFGIEAFGKVEVVLTFAMWSTLVIFSICGLLMPFHVSAEGWFGQGLNISDPTLVLSFVGMAMFMFVGCELVTPMAPEIKNSAKVIPRAMAIGLCGVAFCMFLFGAALTNQVENVIVDPQNGVSLLETPMAIPAFAGQIMGDFGKYWIGIALLLAGGATINTLMAAVPRILYGMALDGALPKVFAYLHPRFKTPVFGILVAVMIPCLHAFAIQGDLDRIIPLVLAAVCSWGTAYLLVTISVVLLRIRRPDLHRAYRSPFFPIPQIISSVGIILAIVYITPPGMNKADVYIPFAIMLGLTASYALGWTVLVQKVNPFKPVPVEQVLSNSFDDDNAEEVELEPLRNLA